A window of the Cryptococcus neoformans var. neoformans B-3501A chromosome 9, whole genome shotgun sequence genome harbors these coding sequences:
- a CDS encoding hypothetical protein (Match to ESTs gb|CF191564.1|CF191564, gb|CF191871.1|CF191871; HMMPfam hit to Aldedh, Aldehyde dehydrogenase family, score: 817.2, E(): 7.4e-243): MRPTITLRHLLPLGIRSKHIMPTHAKLNVPSLGEVEVPVGLFINNEWVESTSRETFSTVNPATGQKLLDFAHAKKEDIDKAVIAARKAFKTTWGNNILAAERGVLLNKLADLMERDSDKLAALESINSGKGIRIAREADVADSVACIRYYAGLADKIHGQTVSSFGKEKFVYTLHQPIGVCGQIIPWNYPIMMWAWKIAPALAAGCTVVMKPSELTPLSALALCDLVKEAGIPAGVINTVPGLGATAGDAISRHMDIDKVAFTGSVSTGRRISIAAAESNLKKVTLELGGKSPVIVFDSADVEEAADWAALAIWFNSGQDCCAGSRLYVQEGIFDKFLAAMKKRAEACAIGQPHDEKTSFGPLISEGQRDKVLNYIVSGKEQGARVVTGGQKWPESNDGYWIEPTILADTTPDMTIVKEEIFGPVVVAAPFKTEEEVLEVANDTSYGLAAAVFTNDTRQATRVSAALDAGTVWINQYALLHPGVPFGGFKQSGIGRELGTYGLEAYMQIKAVHNNLTQTSPWPV, from the exons TAGCAGGGAAACCTTCTCCACTGTAAACCCCGCGACTGGCCAGAAGCTCTTGGACTTTGCACatgccaagaaggaggatatAGACAAGGCCGTCATCGCCGCCCGGAAAGCCTTCAAGACCACTTGGGGAAACAATATCCTCGCCGCTGAACGAGGAGTTT TGCTAAATAAACTGGCTGATCTGATGGAGAGGGACAGTGATAAGCTTGCTGCCCTCGAAAG TATCAACTCTGGAAAGGGTATCAGGATTGCCCG TGAAGCTGATGTCGCCGACTCTGTCGCCTGTATCCGGTACTATGCTGGTCTTGCCGATAAGATCCACGGTCAAACCGTTTCTTCATTTGGTAAGGAGAAATTTGTTTACACGCTCCACCAGCCTATCGGTGTCTGTGGCCAGATCATCCCATGGAATTACCC TATCATGATGTGGGCCTGGAAGATTGCGCCCGCCCTTGCAGCCGGCTGTACTGTCGTCATGAAGCCTTCTGAACTTACCCCCCTTTCTGCTCTGGCACTATGTGACCTGGTCAAGGAAGCCGGCATTCCAGCTGGTGTCATCAACACTGTTCCTGGCCTCGGCGCAACTGCAGGTGATGCCATTTCCCGCCACATGGATATCGATAAGGTTGCTTTCACAGGTTCTGTCTCTACTGGCCGAAGGATCTCTATCGCAGCTGCCGAATCGAACCTTAAAAAGGTGACTTTGGAGCTTGGCGGCAAGTCACCTGTCATTGTGTTTGATTCAGCCgatgtggaggaggcggcggaCTGGGCTGCGTTGGCTATTTGGTTCAATTCTGGCCAAGACTGCTGCGCTGGTAGCAGA CTATATGTCCAAGAGGGCATCTTTGACAAGTTCCTTGCAGCTATGAAGAAGCGTGCAGAGGCCTGTGCCATTGGTCAGCCCCATGACGAAAAGACCTCTTTTGGCCCCCTG ATTTCCGAAGGTCAACGTGATAAGGTTTTGAACTACATCGTCTCAGGAAAGGAGCAAGGTGCTCGAGTGGTCACAGGTGGTCAGAAATGGCCGGAATCTAATGATGGTTATTGGATTGAGCCTACTATCCTTGCCGATACCACTCCGGATATGACAATagtgaaggaagaa ATCTTCGGCCCTGTGGTCGTCGCTGCTCCTTTCAagaccgaggaagaagtccTTGAAGTAGCGAACGACACTTCTTATGGCCTCGCGGCTGCAGTTTTCACCAATGATACCCGTCAAGCCACTCGAGTCTCAGCCGCGTTGGACGCTGGAACCGTCTGGATCAACCAATACGCTTTGCTGCACCCCGGAGTGCCTTTCGGTGGCTTCAAGCAGAGCGGTATCGGTCGAGAGCTCGGAACCTATGGGTTAGAGGCGTATATGCAGATCAAGGCGGTCCACAATAACTTGACCCAGACTTC TCCTTGGCCAGTGTAA
- a CDS encoding hypothetical protein (Match to EST gb|CF193312.1|CF193312), translated as MSTISLDKIPDVPTDDDATVKQFTDETGAPASLPEIGSGGEESKLKVLMGLMRKLMGVKDVANLRLSLPASLLEPIPNLEYWQYADRADILAAVGDSDNELERMLAVLRFSFSKELKFIRSRLGKPYNSALGEHFRCSWRLPPLLIDNETKEPVVRTHIHVPLPGEPLYGGQGGSGWITPVLRPEDGGKPNSEASSIISSSSKTSKKQPVKALSPESVDRVVPGPGKEVEADPDAGVLESEKVTVVFLCEQVSHHPPISAAYYYCPEKGIEAYCMDQIAAKVSGMSVKLGPGSSNKGIFVKIARDGPGQNEEYQITHPAAAVNGILKGSYYGTISDVVQVICRGGEKTTTKLKALLDYKEESWLGKPKFLVDGIIYRYTVGNEEEEGWTKAKQVPADKILGYLEGYWMKQIRYKLKGQKEWKVLLDLDQLALIPKDVRPLHEQDEHESRKLWESVTENLISKNWGEATKSKQTIEQRQRDKAAERKTKGETHQARYFQPDYEDGRPKLTNEGQKALEDEIQRCRGQ; from the exons ATGTCCACCATCTCCCTTGACAAGATTCCCGACGTGCCCACAGATGACGATGCCA CTGTCAAGCAATTTACAGATGAGACAGGTGCCCCTGCTTCCCTTCCTGAAATTGGAAgcggtggagaagagagcaaGCTGAAGGTGCTCATGGGACTTATGAGGAA ACTCATGGGTGTCAAGGATGTTGCAAACCT GCGACTGTCTCTTCCCGCATCATTGCTGGAACCCATTCCGAACCTAGAGTACTGGCAGTATGCCGATCGGGCCGACATTCTAGCCGC CGTTGGCGACTCTGACAATGAATTGGAAAGAATGCTTGCTGTTCTCCGCTTCAGCTTCAGCAAAGAGCTGAAGTTCATTAGGAGTCGCTTAGGAAAGCCCTATAACTCTGCTCTCG GTGAACACTTCCGATGCTCTTGGAGATTACCTCCCCTACTTATCGATAATGAGACCAAAGAGCCGGTCGTTCGCACTCACATTCACGTACCCTTACCCGGCGAACCACTTTACGGTGGACAAGGTGGAAGTGGCTGGATCACACCTGTTTTGAGGCCTGAGGATGGCGGAAAGCCCAACAGCGAAGCCAG CTCtatcatctcatcatccagTAAAACGTCAAAGAAGCAACCTGTCAAGGCCCTCAGTCCTGAGAGCGTTGACAGAGTGGTTCCTGGACCAGGAAAAGAAGTGGAAGCTGATCCCGATGCGGGTGTCTTGGAGTCTGAAAAAGTCACGGTAGTATTCTTG TGCGAGCAAGTCTCCCACCATCCTCCCATTTCTGCCGCCTATTACTACTGTCCAGAGAAGGGCATCGAAGCTTACTGCATGGACCAGATCGCCGCTAAAGTTTCTGGAATGT CCGTCAAGCTCGGTCCTGGTTCCTCTAACAAGGGTATCTTCGTGAAGATTGCTCGCGATGGTCCTGGTCAAAATGAA GAGTACCAAATCACCCATCCTGCTGCCGCTGTCAATGGTATATTGAAGGGCTCTTATTACGGTACCATCTCGGATGTTGTTCAAGTTATATGTCGAGGTGGTGAAAAGACGACAACGAAACTCAAGGCTCTACTTGATTATAAGGAAGAG TCTTGGTTGGGCAAGCCCAAGTTTTTGGTTGACGGCATCATCTACCGCTACACCGTCGGtaacgaagaggaagagggttgGACAAAGGCCAAGCAAGTGCCGGCTGACAAGATTCTGGGCTACCTGGAAGGATATTGGATGAAGCAAATAAGATATAAACTTAAAGGTCAAAAA GAATGGAAGGTTTTGCTCGACCTTGATCAGCTGGCTCTCATTCCCAAAGACGTAAGGCCTCTTCATGAACAGGACGAACATGAATCACGCAAGCTGTGGGAGTCTGTTACCGAAAACCTGATCTCCAAGAACTGGGGAGAAGCCACAAAGAGCAAGCAAACGATTgagcaaaggcaaagagatAAAGCCGCTGAGAGGAAGACCAAGGGAGAGAC TCATCAAGCCCGTTACTTCCAACCCGATTACGAAGACGGCCGCCCAAAGCTTACAAATGAAGGACAGAAGgctcttgaagatgaaattCAACGCTGCAGAGGTCAGTAG